The following are from one region of the Sorghum bicolor cultivar BTx623 chromosome 2, Sorghum_bicolor_NCBIv3, whole genome shotgun sequence genome:
- the LOC110432709 gene encoding uncharacterized protein LOC110432709 — protein sequence MIDGNAMLNTLIAREVTDYNSLTVHMLSVIHEHLDLESRRSAKVDGERQATRAQVDIDKEGVLMLLASDKKRFDENRYNDEGLTEEYITGRMGLDSQAMRKVLDGLINDGLVYNTVDECHYKRAG from the exons ATGATAGATGGCAATGCGATGTTGAACACTTTAATAGCCAG GGAGGTGACTGACTACAACTCGTTAACTGTGCACATGTTGAGCGTCATACATGAGCATCTAGATCTAGAAAGCAGACGAAGTGCAAAGGTTGATGGTGAACGGCAGGCGACAAGGGCGCAGGTAGACATCGACAAGGAAGGAGTTCTCATGCTCCTCGCTAGTGACAAGAAAAG ATTTGATGAAAACAGGTACAACGATGAAGGGTTGACGGAAGAATACATCACAGGCAGAATGGGTCTAGACAGCCAGGCCATGAG GAAGGTGCTGGATGGGTTGATCAACGACGGACTGGTTTACAACACCGTGGACGAGTGTCACTACAAGAGGGCAGGGTAG